In the genome of Lactuca sativa cultivar Salinas chromosome 3, Lsat_Salinas_v11, whole genome shotgun sequence, the window aatggtcatttttataaaaagaggcCTTATGTGAAAATTCACTGTTCCATGGGCTTGAAATGTAATTTTTTGGCCTTAATGGgcttaaaatgtcatttttatcaaAATGGGTCTTATTTACAAACTTTCAGTTTTTAATGGGTTAAAAATGTCATTTGAAACGAAAATGGACCTTTTTTTGTAGATCTTGGTTTTAGTGGGCCAAATAattaaaatttgacaaaaatgggattttattgaaaaatcttgattatttgggccaaaaaggtCATTTCTAAGGAAAGTGGGCATTTTATGTCACTTTGGTAGTAATTGATCCAAAACAAGCATTATAGTAACAAAGGGGCTAATTACGTCATTTTCACTTTAATTGGGCCTTGTATACTTATTACATGTTTATTAGATCTTATTGTCCAATTTACACGTTTGATTGGGCCTCGTATATtcattacatgcttattgggccttgtgTTCTCATTACATGTTATTTGGGCCTTCTAGGCCCattgattttcttattgggcctcaaGACACATTTTATGATAATCGGGCTAATTACAAACAATACTTGACACTTTGATAAAAACAAATGGTATTTTCATCACCAATGTTTTGTAATCAAATGTATACTCGAAACATTATTTTAAAACGGTAAACAATGTAATACACTGTTCGCGTAAATGCAGTTAAGGTTCTTGTGAGACATTCTTTCCTttgtacctacctagtgtacaatcttaagtcctgtagttataaccagagctcctagagggagagcgagagtttgtgtatagatctatacggagttGATAGCTccgcacctgagctgttcgctacagctagactaggccagtctagggtgacaaatgtcttactCTAAACAAGTCGATGCCTGAAAAACGTCATGACAGGCAGATCAGTCATATCAtacatggttataacgactcacatagagttTAACAACACGATAAATTTATGGAATACATATACTATACTTTTGATACATGTACGGGCTATTTATTTCTATAATACTCAGGTCTTATGATTTAAAGACTACAACTCTTTTACAGAcagaaaatcttggattttctgggaaacaAACATGATACCTTACATTTTatttacaacagaaaatatagaaATTTCCGGAATTCTTTCtttatacactttcaaaatatgaACACACATGCTATAATACAAGATTTGAAACAAAAAGATCAAACCATTTttgcagaaaatatcggattttctagtgtTTACAAATGATACGAAACTTTtcatacaaacatgcttatgaactcaccaacattattatgttgaccgttttcaaaataacttgtattatcagggaatCGTTAAGTAGTTGGTCATCAGGAACATATGGatttttgtatatttttgttATCATCATACATTTGACAATTGGAATGTAATTTGTTAACCAGAACACTGATGTAAACTATGATTGTTGTTATAtttcatgtgtgatgatgatgttgtatTTGATACAATTATATACACtatgatgatattacaagatgaagtcacctaacccccagacgtttccactgtctggttcaggggtgtgacatccTTAGAGCCACAAAGTCGgttgctttatggacatgcatgtctaatgcatgtctCCTCCATTTTAGGTCTAAAAGAGTGATAAAGAGGCTTCAAAATCATGCATAGGATACATATACCGTGGAACATCAGATCTACAACATATGATCTCAAAGGGACCtctaggatccataaagtttccaactttatggaatccttcCATTCCAACTAGGTCCCACAAGAAGAAAATGGGACAAAACCTTAGATCTATCATCATAGAAGGATAAAGAAAGAATCTTGGACACTTACCAAGGTCTAGAGATGCCTTAAAGAGATCTTCACTCCATCCAAGAAGCACCACGATCCtttccaattcctcttcttcatTTGAAAGCaatcaaaatcaccaaaatggaCTCACAACTCACAATAAAGGATTAAGGTTagtcaaggttgtaaaaaacgctcgacgttagctagtcagtggattggggtcaagggattaatcgacTATGCGGAGATTTGTCGGAGGATTAAttggggaccattaattgctaatttgtggaattaaaaaaaattagatatcaccaatatcatatcaaagttcgtaaataccactaatatgataacaaaataagTTAacatgattaatacaacactaattaTGCCTCAGATTGCTTCCATTGaaataaaacttcttcaaaatgttaaaatttcatccttttataatgtttcacccattatgtatgcatggattaatcgttagacgccctctaatcggtcaagtagcgcctagggattaatcgggacctagtcgggatttttacaacagtgaGGTTAGGGTTTTTGAAGCTTGAGGGATGATGGAGGCTGAAAAGGAACCCTAGGTTCAAGATATAAAGGTTTAAAtacgaaagaaaccctaaaagtatTATGAGCTTGGGCCAGGACAGTTGCCACGTGGTGGCGGCCTAATGCCACGCTGTGACGGTTCAATAAAACGCACGTCTTTTATTCGGTGCCATGTCGTGGGCATCCTTGTGCCACATCGTGGCACAtagtttcccccccccccccccagaacTCCAACTTTAACCCCTGATAAATATAAAGCTAAACTACTCTGGAACACGGGTGTTACACCTTGATCTGAAtagattaagtgcttaactcaaaatTTTGAATATGCTCTAGGAAGTGTGATGTGAGTTTCAATTGGgttgtatgattttttttttgccatGGCATGATCGCGCCACGTCGTGTAGATGGGTTATGACACATTAACTGTTGCTTTTTGACCAAATAACCGTTGGCTTTTTGACCTAATGACCGTTGGCTTTTTGACCtatttgacttttagtcaaacttCAAGGGATCTAAACTGTAGAATGAGGTTTGACCTTTGATTGTTATTTCTGTGGCTCATGTTGTTGATTCATTCGAATGCACAAGTGTATTGATCCTAGGGGAAGTTGGCTGTAAGCCTTCAAGCCCAATAAGAGGATGACTAGAAGGTCTTTGGGATGAGGGCCTTGTGCCTATAAGCCCATTGAGGTGTTGACCATGAGCTGACTGGAAGTTTGACATGTATTTGATGATAAAGTTATGAGCCTATAGGCCCACTAAGATGTTGAATATGAGCATTGTATGTATGGAATGTATATGTGATgtgatatatgatattttgaggaACTTAATAAGCTTTATAATTACAATTGTGGATTAATTTTTTAAATGGTTCTGCTGATCGTGGGAAGGACTTGACTTTAACTGTACGACACGTGCATCATAATCATTAATGATTTACAGACTTTCGTTGTATATGATGAGTTTGATACATTGATTTTCATGAATTGGTTTTGTAGTTTTAAACAATCATTACTTCTATCTTTTGAGAAATGGATGCTTACTTATGgttttaaaagattttttttcttgaaacttGAGATGTTACAACTATGAATGAATTTAACAATCTTTGATTTTGAATGTTTATTTTGCATCTTGTATTATATAAGGGGAAAGTTATAAATTTAACAATTTtttatctgaaaaaaaaaattataataaacacGGCATATTCCTTGCTAATTAATAAATACTAGGTTTAGACCGTCCGCACGATGCTGCGGAAGCCCAATATGTTGAAAAACGCATCTCGATATGGATAAGACTTTTGGTAGAAATTTATGCGCATTGTAGCGAAAAACTTTTTTAcaaaatgaattataaaagtataaaataaggTTTCGAAGCATAAAAATTATGTACGGATGATTTGAAGtttgaaaatatataaaaaataatattaataaaaatgaaaactataaaaataattatgtaaAAGATAAAAAATGTAACTTTAAAATATAGTAAGAAGTCAAAATTATAACTTAAAATTATCaataatttaagtttaaaattataaaagataaaaactatttataaattATTTCAGGATAGAAAATATAAATGTAAAGGGTTTGCTATAATACGAGTCATGCTTAACAGTGTAAATCACTCATATGCTCCAAGTTGCTATTATAAAGGATAAAAACTATTTAGTATTTCCAAATAGAACTTTATTTGCGTTTTGTATAAAAAACtttaataactataaatataataataatataataaaaatttagtAATTTGGGttttagaaaaaagaaaaaaacaaattaaCAGTGTAAATCACTCATATGCTCCAAGTTggtatcctccctaataaatgaaaataattttgccacatgtcactctctcattaacttggacacatgtcattttttggtatttttgaatacaTGTATTTCCACGTGTCATTTTCTCATTGTTtgtcttttcttaattaacacatcatatttataTCTCAATTAATAATtaccttaattgaaaataaccattaaattacaatattacaactcatatactattgaatatgtttccttttaaattcaaattttaaattttaaatttcaaatttaaataaatttttgtttaaaccttcatatttaattttttttttctatccaacccgtataacatacggaTCTCACAACTAGtttaatacatatataataactcccttatttatttatttatttttgaatttgTACAGGTGGAATGTGATTTTAATTTCTATCTTTTTCTGGTTGCCAAATGCCAACTATCATTAAACAATGAAACATATAAAAGTAACATACGAACTCCAGACCTAATAATAACAACCCAATTCACTCCAGATTCTGAAATTGTGTTCTTCTGACTCGAACCCTTCGATTTCCTCTTCCAGTTCGAAATAAATCACGTAATCGCACGCGTTCAATTTTGCTTCTATCATTATTATTGATTCTTTATATATTTTGGCGAAATATATAATAATTCACCAAGAATGTTTCCTGGGATGATGGATCCGGAGATGATCAGACTTGCTCAAGAACAGATGAGTCGTATGTCACCCGCAGAGTTATCCAGGATCCAGCAACAGGTTAATTACTATAATTTAAAGTTCAATCGAGAAAAAACATATAGTTTAAGCGATTTTGAGGGAAAAAAACAGAAATACGCTGTGAATTCATGTGATTGCTTCCCATTGCTTTGTAAAACTTCACTTGGGTTCCTTACATAACAAGTGGAAATCAGGACCCATAAATTTATGTTGATATACATCGGTAATATGCATATATTGTAAATCAGTATTCCTGAAGGTGTAAGCGATAGGGTTCGTATGTTACATAAATGAAGGTAAACTGCTATTTCTTACATCTAACCCCTTTTTTAACATTTACATGGTGTTGTATGAAACTACAGATGATGTCTAATCCCGAGTTGATGAAAATGGCGTCAGAGAGCATGAAAAATATGAAGCCAGAAGACTTGAGGCGTGCTGCAGAACAGTTGAAGTCTACTCAGCCAGATGAGATGGCTGAAATTGGTGCCAAAATGGCAAATGCAACACCTCAGGAGTTTGCTTCTATGCGTTCCCAAGTAGATGCACAGATAAATTATCAGTTAAATGCAGCCCAAATGCTGAAACAAAAGGTAACCAACACTTGATTATGaaaaaagttttatatattatatgattttcTATCATGAACATGAGATTATATTTCCATTTTGGTAGGGGAATGAGCTTCACAGTCAGGGAAAGTTTAATGATGCCTTGGAGAACTATTCAAGGGCAAGTCTTATCTTTTTGCATTTTCTTATTGACTTATTGTTAtaaatttgtaattttgtttcatatatatgtttattttttttgttaaccAGGCAAAAAATAATCTGAAAAGCACACCTTCATCTAAAGGAGGACCTCTTCTCTTGGCTTGCTCTCTTAATTTGATGTCATGTTACTTAAAGACTAATCAGTATGATGAGTGCATAAAAGAAGGTATTGAGGTATGGAAAAATACAATTCACTTCAAATCTTATGTTATTCATTGTTATCATGTGTAAGAATCAAAATATATTGTCTTTTTCTATATTGGAAATTCTCCAGGTATTGGCAACAGATTCAAGAAATGTTAAAGCTCTTTATAGGAGAGGTCAAGCATATAAAAGTTTAGGGAAACTTGAAGTGAGTAACCTTTTAATATTTGACCATATTTTAGTGTTACTTAAGCTGttgatatatatatttgtattaaTCTGATGGAATTCATGAAATTTATTAGAATGCAGTATCAGACTTGACAAAAGCACTTGAATTTTCTCCTGATGATGAAACTATTGCAGATGTTTTAAGGTATATGATCTTTTCCTAATTTCCTCTATTCTTTTTATCTGCAACTTACTAATGTGATCCATGAAATTACAaatcattgtactttgaaaaaaaaaaagacatgaaATTACAAAACAATTTATACACTGCTATACAGGGATGCCAAGGAGAAATTAATTGAACATGGTGGCAAGGATGCAACAAGGGGTACATTAATTTAGCCAAGCTTTTTATAGCTATTTTTTATGATAAGGATGGGAAGGGCATTTTTGTCTTTTGCACACACAAAAGATCAAGAGCTGAGAAAGTTGCAATTTTTTGTCCCATTGACATCAATCTGAGTCCTAGTCCAATGTATGCCAAACACAGTATATTCTCTCTTTCTTCTAAAACTTGTTATGAATGTCAACAGGCTTAAAAATAGAGGAGATTACAGATGAAGATCCAACTCCATCATCTGAAATGCATGAAACTTTGTCTTCTAATCAGAAAACAAAAGAAATTAATGATAACATGAATTTTCCAAACAATACCGAGTATTTACAGAGTCTTAAAGATGATAAAGAATCTATCAGGTTTGTATCCATTATAATTATATCTCAAAAAgtctttaaacaaataaaaacacattCATTTCTGAAATTACAACACtcattgatgtttttttttttttttttttttttttttataaaatgtctTGGATAGATCATTCCAAAATTTCATGTCTGAATCggatccagaaaccctagcaTCCATGGGTGGAGGAAAAATCGAAGGAATATCTCCTGATATGGTCAAATCCGCTTCCAATTTAATCAGCAATATGCAACCCGAAGAATTTCAAAGAATGCTTGAAATGGCTACTTCCTTCCAGGGGCAAAATAGTCCATTAAACCCAAATGTCACACCCGATATGCTCAAAACAGCAACTGATATGATGAACATGATGCCACCTGAAGAGCTCCAAAAAATGTCCAAAATGGCATTAAATGGATCAAATACAGAATCAGAAGGTCAAGAAAGGGATTTTTCAACATTTAATGAGGATATTGGTGAGAGTAGCACTTCTAGAGGGGTGTCAAATTCCAGAAATACCCCTCAACCTAGCTTCCCGAGTTCAAGCTTTGATATGCAGG includes:
- the LOC111907808 gene encoding outer envelope protein 61, whose translation is MFPGMMDPEMIRLAQEQMSRMSPAELSRIQQQMMSNPELMKMASESMKNMKPEDLRRAAEQLKSTQPDEMAEIGAKMANATPQEFASMRSQVDAQINYQLNAAQMLKQKGNELHSQGKFNDALENYSRAKNNLKSTPSSKGGPLLLACSLNLMSCYLKTNQYDECIKEGIEVLATDSRNVKALYRRGQAYKSLGKLENAVSDLTKALEFSPDDETIADVLRDAKEKLIEHGGKDATRGLKIEEITDEDPTPSSEMHETLSSNQKTKEINDNMNFPNNTEYLQSLKDDKESIRSFQNFMSESDPETLASMGGGKIEGISPDMVKSASNLISNMQPEEFQRMLEMATSFQGQNSPLNPNVTPDMLKTATDMMNMMPPEELQKMSKMALNGSNTESEGQERDFSTFNEDIGESSTSRGVSNSRNTPQPSFPSSSFDMQEQLKDQMKNPAMREMMSSMMKNISPDMMASMSEQFGYKMSREDAEKAQQAMSSLSPESIDKMMKWANRIQRGVEGAKSTKNWLLGRQGLAMALIMLLLAILLNWLGYIGH